The Kordia sp. SMS9 genome window below encodes:
- a CDS encoding RNA polymerase sigma factor produces MSEKEPSICEEKNYNTLFRKFYEPATKYIYYKCGNLQRAEDIVQNVFVKLWKLCATITFSKAKSYIYTASNHSFLNEVAHEKVVLKHQKTVIENTDHESPDFLIEVEEFRIKLKEAINTLNPKEREVFLMSRIEQKTYKEIAEITGLTVKAIERRMSKALKELRAILGKEIKI; encoded by the coding sequence ATGTCAGAGAAAGAACCTTCTATTTGCGAAGAAAAAAATTATAACACGCTGTTTCGTAAGTTCTACGAACCCGCTACAAAGTACATTTATTACAAATGTGGAAACTTGCAACGCGCTGAAGATATTGTGCAAAATGTGTTTGTCAAACTTTGGAAACTTTGCGCTACAATTACCTTTTCAAAAGCTAAATCCTATATTTATACGGCAAGCAATCATTCTTTTTTAAATGAAGTCGCACATGAAAAAGTAGTGCTAAAACACCAAAAAACAGTGATAGAAAATACCGATCATGAAAGTCCTGATTTTTTAATTGAAGTAGAAGAATTCAGAATCAAACTAAAAGAAGCTATCAACACCTTAAATCCTAAAGAAAGAGAAGTTTTTTTAATGAGTCGCATCGAACAAAAAACCTATAAAGAAATCGCCGAAATTACTGGGCTCACGGTAAAAGCTATTGAACGCAGAATGAGCAAAGCTTTAAAGGAATTACGCGCCATTTTGGGAAAAGAAATAAAAATTTAA
- a CDS encoding RtcB family protein, giving the protein MKEHIQINGNTLIDLGFKPKKWFKEAIAHINNNQLQHDEMLTYLEQFKSDPEIKLHENPIAFSINIEAENEVEKKNVADVINTMNTLMKTPTLVNGAVMPDACPTGHIGVIPVGGVAVAKNAIHPGMHSADICCSVMLTDFGDANPQDVLDAAHSITHFGPGGRSREHQFRFPMDLLAEIEANSFLNDQKCISAARSHLGTQGDGNHFLFVGTSKKTGNTMMVTHHGSRGFGANLYKKGMKVAEQFRKEVSPQTLKHNAWIPFNTEEGKSYWEALQIVRKWTKKNHEVIHDATLEKLGIAKEDRYWNEHNFVFKDGDLFYHAKGATPLDKRFMPDITGPRLIPLNMSEPVLIVTGETTESNLGFAPHGAGRNISRTQHRKSKTGTIQEIFELETKDLDVRFFSNEIDITELPSAYKNATTVRAQMEHFGLGEVIDEVMPFGCIMAGDVSKNAPWKRKKRRK; this is encoded by the coding sequence ATGAAAGAACACATTCAAATCAACGGAAACACTTTAATCGACTTAGGTTTCAAACCTAAAAAATGGTTTAAGGAAGCTATTGCGCATATCAATAACAATCAATTGCAACATGATGAAATGCTCACGTATTTGGAACAGTTCAAATCTGATCCTGAAATAAAATTACATGAAAATCCGATTGCCTTTTCTATCAATATTGAAGCCGAGAATGAAGTAGAAAAGAAAAACGTAGCAGATGTTATCAATACGATGAATACCTTAATGAAAACGCCAACATTGGTCAACGGAGCTGTAATGCCTGATGCCTGTCCTACAGGTCATATTGGCGTGATTCCTGTGGGCGGCGTTGCGGTTGCCAAAAACGCCATTCATCCAGGAATGCACAGCGCAGATATTTGCTGCTCCGTCATGTTAACCGATTTTGGAGATGCCAATCCGCAAGACGTTTTGGATGCCGCACATAGCATTACACATTTTGGTCCTGGCGGAAGATCGAGAGAACATCAATTCAGATTTCCTATGGATTTATTGGCAGAAATTGAAGCAAATTCCTTTTTAAATGATCAAAAATGTATTTCAGCAGCGCGTTCACATTTGGGAACACAAGGTGACGGAAACCATTTCTTATTTGTAGGAACGTCTAAAAAAACAGGAAATACGATGATGGTTACGCATCATGGAAGTAGAGGTTTTGGAGCGAATTTGTATAAAAAAGGAATGAAAGTCGCAGAGCAATTCCGAAAAGAAGTATCGCCACAAACCTTAAAGCATAATGCGTGGATTCCTTTCAATACTGAAGAAGGAAAAAGCTACTGGGAAGCCTTGCAAATTGTACGTAAATGGACCAAGAAAAACCATGAAGTCATTCACGATGCAACCTTAGAGAAATTAGGTATTGCAAAAGAAGACAGATACTGGAACGAACATAACTTTGTTTTCAAAGATGGCGATTTGTTCTATCATGCAAAAGGTGCAACGCCTTTGGATAAAAGGTTCATGCCAGACATTACAGGACCGCGTTTAATTCCACTAAACATGTCGGAACCTGTATTAATTGTAACAGGAGAAACTACGGAATCCAACTTAGGTTTTGCACCACATGGCGCGGGAAGAAACATCAGCAGAACGCAACATAGAAAAAGCAAAACAGGAACGATTCAAGAAATTTTTGAATTAGAAACTAAAGACTTAGATGTGCGTTTCTTTTCCAACGAAATTGACATTACCGAATTGCCATCTGCCTACAAAAATGCTACAACGGTAAGAGCTCAAATGGAACACTTTGGGTTGGGTGAAGTCATTGATGAAGTGATGCCGTTTGGTTGTATCATGGCGGGTGATGTGAGCAAAAATGCGCCTTGGAAGCGTAAAAAAAGGAGAAAATAA
- a CDS encoding FecR family protein produces MKNYETDESFLGRWIAGELSEEERIAFEKTDAFRQFDVINKEAQLLDGPEIDVERALQIVKDKLASKPKKGKLIKLWQNISIAAILILSTGIFLTSTKTYTTGIGESQTITLADGSIINLNANSSVSHKRFFWSSHKTVALKGEAYFTITKGDNFRVATSKGTVAVLGTKFNIKDRTDFELKCYEGKIQFTQNNAAKNNYILTKGTQITITDDVLIEETFTEETPAWKKGVSTFTAKPLSEVLAELSLYFNLTFDATKIDATRLFSGSFYHSNLKNALKATLTPMGIRYKKVNSKITLFK; encoded by the coding sequence ATGAAAAACTACGAAACAGACGAATCATTTTTAGGGCGATGGATTGCTGGTGAACTTTCTGAGGAAGAACGCATTGCTTTTGAAAAGACTGACGCCTTTAGACAATTTGACGTGATCAATAAAGAAGCGCAATTGTTAGATGGTCCTGAGATTGACGTAGAACGCGCTTTGCAAATCGTAAAAGATAAACTTGCCTCGAAACCAAAAAAAGGAAAATTAATCAAATTGTGGCAAAATATTTCTATTGCAGCGATCCTTATTTTGTCAACAGGAATTTTTCTTACCTCAACTAAAACATATACAACTGGCATTGGCGAATCGCAAACAATTACGTTGGCAGATGGCTCCATCATAAATTTGAATGCAAATTCTAGTGTTTCTCACAAACGCTTCTTTTGGTCATCTCATAAAACAGTAGCATTGAAAGGTGAAGCTTATTTTACAATTACAAAAGGAGATAATTTTAGAGTAGCAACATCCAAAGGAACGGTTGCTGTTTTGGGAACTAAATTCAACATTAAAGATCGTACCGATTTTGAATTGAAATGTTATGAAGGGAAAATACAATTCACCCAAAATAATGCCGCTAAAAACAATTATATACTCACAAAAGGAACTCAAATTACCATCACTGATGATGTGTTAATAGAAGAAACTTTTACAGAAGAAACTCCTGCTTGGAAAAAGGGTGTTTCTACGTTTACAGCAAAACCTTTATCAGAAGTTTTAGCGGAATTGTCTCTGTATTTTAATTTAACTTTTGATGCCACGAAAATAGATGCAACACGTCTATTTTCTGGAAGTTTTTATCATTCTAACTTAAAAAATGCATTGAAAGCAACGTTAACACCTATGGGCATTCGTTATAAAAAAGTGAACTCTAAAATCACACTTTTTAAGTAG
- a CDS encoding 3'-5' exonuclease, with protein MKTTNKILVVDLEATCWEQDGEYQRAHSEIIEIGVCELDTLTGEISKQQGILVIPEHSEISRFCTELTSITPEMVAQDGVPFEDAIEILFNEYDASAYTWASYGAYDRNKMIETCRQKNVDFPFGYQHINVKEEFRRCNRMRRGIGMARALKQLRIPLEGKHHRGVDDANNTAKILHWCLNNP; from the coding sequence ATGAAAACAACAAACAAAATCCTAGTAGTAGACTTAGAAGCTACGTGCTGGGAACAAGATGGCGAATACCAACGAGCTCACAGTGAGATTATTGAAATTGGTGTTTGCGAATTGGATACCCTTACGGGAGAAATATCCAAGCAACAAGGAATTCTCGTAATTCCTGAACATTCCGAAATCAGTCGATTTTGCACAGAACTCACCTCAATTACACCCGAAATGGTAGCGCAAGATGGCGTTCCGTTTGAAGATGCAATTGAGATACTTTTTAACGAGTATGATGCGTCTGCATACACCTGGGCAAGTTACGGCGCGTACGATCGCAACAAAATGATCGAAACATGCAGACAAAAAAATGTCGATTTCCCATTCGGATATCAACACATAAACGTGAAAGAAGAGTTCAGACGTTGCAACCGAATGCGACGCGGCATCGGAATGGCACGCGCATTAAAACAACTTCGGATTCCTTTAGAAGGAAAACATCACCGAGGCGTTGATGATGCCAACAACACCGCAAAAATCTTACATTGGTGTTTAAATAATCCGTAA
- a CDS encoding endonuclease/exonuclease/phosphatase family protein, with product MKFNYFFIFLLLNLQFVCSQSAAITIDGVFEDWHSGLTTYVDTNESISGVDLLEIQVTNDDEFLFIRIKADQEFDLTDDNTIIQEIGLFIDADNNTNTGFDIQQDYGSELGLLFTRLFAHYNVTPYSQVSMSDLKVRVAPTVSSDEFEIAIGRHVLPDGINALFPSSTIKILVKNDANFDRIPNIGNVFSYTFDETPVPAYTPIDINKDSTEHIRIVAYNTLFNGLLEPNRLNEFERIIKSLHPDIVGFVESYNTSEAYVKGLFDTWLPLGTAHGWYVAQHGGEVTVSRWEITQQWDHLTRQFPVLIDLPDAIYHTDLLFTNAHLSCCGADTSRQDQVDQYAAFILDAKTAGGLIDLPENTPFVYGGDLNLVGLAQQLETLKTGDIQDTATYGQGGFLDWDDTEVKEENTLQADVRMNYTWRSDSQAFPPGKLDFMLFSDFTLEAEKSFVLQTELMSTTRLTSYNLQQNDTETASDHFPVVTDFSIKTATVSPIVYLQGAGINPYVGQEALMRDDLRQNNLLPTTSPYQDAITCEASVFDANLGAENNDIVDWIYLELRDPNDAAQVKYARSALLQRDGDVVDIDGVSTAVKLNVPPADYYVAIRHRNHLGIMTIGATQLSESVVSINFSQDSNLISYGSNPQTQFGISSGRFAMWAGNVSTNDVIQYTGTNPDAPAILSEVLNDPGNFLNFPTFTISGYNIHDINMDGNVQYTGTTPDTPFILQNVLAHPGNFLNFSTYQIQEQLPEHE from the coding sequence ATGAAATTTAACTACTTTTTTATTTTTCTTTTGCTGAATCTTCAATTTGTTTGTTCACAATCTGCTGCCATTACCATTGATGGTGTTTTTGAGGATTGGCATTCCGGATTAACTACGTATGTTGACACGAATGAAAGTATTTCAGGTGTTGATTTGTTAGAAATTCAAGTGACGAATGATGATGAATTTTTGTTCATTCGCATCAAAGCAGATCAAGAATTTGATTTAACAGATGACAATACCATTATACAAGAAATAGGACTTTTTATTGATGCAGATAATAATACGAATACAGGATTTGACATTCAGCAAGATTATGGTTCGGAATTGGGATTGCTTTTTACACGATTATTTGCACATTACAACGTAACGCCGTATTCGCAAGTAAGCATGTCAGATTTAAAAGTGAGAGTAGCGCCCACGGTAAGTTCGGACGAGTTTGAAATTGCGATTGGACGTCATGTATTGCCCGATGGCATCAATGCATTATTTCCATCATCTACCATAAAAATACTCGTCAAAAACGATGCTAATTTTGATCGCATTCCAAATATTGGGAATGTGTTTAGTTATACTTTTGATGAAACGCCTGTGCCAGCATACACACCAATTGACATAAATAAAGATTCTACCGAACACATTAGAATTGTAGCGTATAATACGCTATTCAATGGATTGCTAGAACCCAATCGTTTGAATGAATTTGAGCGCATTATCAAATCGCTCCATCCTGATATTGTGGGTTTTGTAGAAAGTTACAATACTTCGGAAGCCTATGTAAAAGGATTGTTTGATACGTGGTTGCCTTTGGGAACAGCTCATGGTTGGTATGTGGCGCAGCATGGAGGCGAAGTCACGGTTTCACGTTGGGAAATTACCCAACAATGGGATCATTTAACACGCCAATTTCCTGTATTGATTGATTTACCAGATGCTATCTATCATACAGATTTATTATTCACGAATGCACATTTAAGTTGTTGCGGCGCTGATACCTCACGACAAGATCAAGTAGATCAATATGCCGCATTTATTTTGGATGCGAAAACTGCTGGCGGATTGATTGATCTTCCAGAGAATACACCTTTTGTATATGGCGGCGATTTGAATTTGGTAGGTTTGGCACAACAGTTAGAAACCTTAAAAACAGGCGACATTCAAGATACGGCAACCTACGGACAAGGCGGTTTTTTAGATTGGGATGATACGGAAGTCAAAGAAGAAAATACGCTACAAGCAGATGTGCGCATGAATTACACATGGCGATCCGATTCGCAAGCATTTCCTCCGGGAAAGCTAGATTTTATGTTGTTTTCAGATTTTACGTTGGAAGCAGAAAAGTCGTTCGTATTACAAACCGAATTGATGTCAACTACGCGCTTGACAAGCTATAATTTACAACAAAATGATACTGAAACGGCTTCGGATCATTTTCCTGTTGTCACAGATTTTTCTATAAAAACTGCCACGGTTTCTCCAATTGTATACTTGCAAGGTGCAGGAATCAATCCGTATGTAGGACAAGAAGCGTTGATGCGAGACGATTTACGCCAAAATAATCTCTTGCCAACCACTTCTCCATATCAAGATGCAATTACCTGTGAAGCAAGTGTGTTTGACGCCAATTTGGGTGCAGAAAACAATGATATTGTCGATTGGATCTACCTAGAATTACGCGATCCAAACGATGCTGCGCAAGTTAAATATGCACGTTCTGCATTGCTTCAACGCGACGGCGATGTGGTAGATATAGATGGTGTTTCTACCGCAGTGAAACTCAATGTGCCACCAGCAGATTATTACGTAGCAATTAGACATAGAAATCATTTAGGAATTATGACAATTGGCGCAACACAATTATCGGAAAGTGTGGTTTCCATTAACTTTTCACAAGATTCTAATTTGATAAGCTACGGAAGCAACCCGCAAACGCAATTTGGAATTTCTTCGGGGCGTTTTGCCATGTGGGCAGGAAATGTAAGCACAAATGACGTTATTCAATACACAGGAACAAATCCTGATGCACCTGCCATTTTAAGTGAAGTGCTCAATGATCCTGGAAACTTTTTAAACTTTCCGACGTTTACTATTTCGGGTTATAATATTCATGATATCAATATGGATGGAAACGTTCAATACACAGGAACTACACCAGATACGCCATTCATCTTACAAAATGTACTGGCGCATCCAGGTAATTTTTTAAACTTTAGTACGTATCAAATTCAAGAACAATTGCCTGAACATGAATAG
- a CDS encoding YafY family protein, which translates to MAINKNALIRYKTIDKCLQNHYRQWTLNDLIEACSDALHEYEGREVNVSRRTVQLDIQMMRSDKLGYNAPIVVYDRKFYKYEEEEYSITDIPLTENDMNVLSETVEMLKQFKDFSLFSELGGIIQRLEDKVYSEKTHQSAIIHLDKNEGLKGLQHLDVLYQAILKKIVLRLTYRSFKARQASEVIFHPFILKEFNNRWFLVGVSGNKPKIMTLALDRIIHVDYDLDIPYRNEQFDGDTYYKNTIGVTVLDQKHIQRIVLRIDRSNAPYVTTKPLHHTQEIISVHKNGSITVQLQVHINFELERLILGFGETIEVLEPRLLRKRIRKKLAAAASQYSE; encoded by the coding sequence ATGGCAATTAATAAAAACGCACTAATTCGGTATAAAACCATTGATAAATGTTTGCAAAACCATTATCGTCAATGGACGTTGAACGATTTGATTGAAGCCTGTTCAGACGCGTTGCACGAATATGAAGGTCGTGAAGTAAATGTGAGTCGCAGAACGGTTCAACTCGATATTCAAATGATGCGCAGTGACAAATTGGGCTATAATGCGCCAATTGTAGTGTACGATCGTAAGTTTTACAAATATGAAGAAGAAGAGTATTCCATCACGGATATTCCGTTGACCGAGAATGACATGAACGTACTTTCGGAAACGGTAGAAATGTTGAAACAGTTTAAAGATTTTTCGTTGTTTTCAGAATTAGGCGGCATCATTCAACGTTTGGAAGATAAGGTATATAGCGAAAAAACACATCAGTCGGCAATTATACATTTAGACAAAAATGAAGGTTTGAAAGGTTTGCAACATCTCGATGTGTTGTATCAAGCTATTTTAAAGAAAATCGTGTTGCGATTGACGTACAGATCGTTTAAAGCGCGCCAAGCTTCCGAAGTTATTTTTCATCCGTTTATTTTGAAAGAATTCAACAATCGCTGGTTTTTGGTAGGCGTTTCTGGGAATAAACCTAAAATTATGACCTTGGCTTTGGACCGAATTATTCATGTAGATTATGATTTGGACATTCCTTACCGCAACGAACAATTTGATGGAGATACGTATTATAAAAACACAATTGGTGTGACGGTTTTAGATCAAAAACACATTCAACGCATTGTGCTTAGAATAGATCGAAGCAACGCGCCGTATGTCACCACAAAACCGCTTCATCATACACAAGAAATTATTTCAGTCCATAAAAATGGAAGCATTACGGTACAATTACAAGTACACATCAATTTCGAGTTGGAACGCTTGATTCTTGGTTTTGGCGAAACAATTGAAGTATTAGAACCGCGATTGTTGCGCAAACGTATTCGCAAAAAATTAGCTGCCGCTGCAAGTCAATATTCGGAGTAA
- a CDS encoding TonB-dependent receptor domain-containing protein: MKQLCALFLLLMFAVSNAQNIKYNYLNTPLLEVIKEIEKTYDLSFSYASDLIQNKTITLNVSQIELSELLIILEAQTGLTFDQLSDKQIIVAPKQGDNKICGYVLDAITRIPIPYATIGTDENTGVITDLNGFFTINKTNSNRFTATSLGYEAKEFTGSKTCMQIYLSQGTESLEAVIISGYITNGIDRNKDGSIVIDTKRLGILPGLLNADIAQSMQLIPGISTLDESATGIQIRGGSPDQNLILYDNIKLYNTGHFYGMFSLFNPFATEKAAIFRSGTSASYGDRISGIIDISSGEEIPKKTNGGFELDGLAVNGFVKMPLSDKTALYVFARRSYPDVWKTPTYTSYADKIFTNFGVARDINGNVLELETDDDFNRESSNNDFSFADVNAKVVIKPNEKNTLSVSGLFSRNRLDFNFMGGDELLIDSLITKNKGLSFEWKHRTSEKQQEKLTVYFSEYNSFYQNNEIKDETGDDIPELAEINIRQNDIVDIGANFSLTRNLTNTQRITAGYQVSYTNLDVIIRKINPLENSIEDSGQSDTNFKNALFGEYTLSFKNDAFLNAGVRLVHYNSVDRFLVEPRINFEYPLNDRFRVKTAIERRNQPISQLIEFNHTELRLENNLWRLSDDNQYPLLSSNQISGGILYNHKNLNIDIDAYYKELEGLTTFTNGFSNPLENLEEGESTIKGLDVLLKYKWHNYKIWAGYTFNDITFSFPNLQGNEEFPGNNDITHAFRISNTLKVDNWQFSLGWQIRSGKPVTPVNRYVIEIDADGENAGVVDFGPINSDRLPAFHRLDASILYDFNIKKLRAQLGVSVLNLYNRVKPINVIYKAERKPLDDGGIAIPGTTGSTPEELEVILEQVIQRFSLGLTPNVSFKIFF; encoded by the coding sequence ATGAAACAGCTTTGTGCACTTTTTTTGTTGTTGATGTTTGCCGTTTCAAACGCACAAAATATAAAGTACAACTACCTAAACACACCGCTTTTAGAAGTTATTAAAGAAATTGAAAAAACATACGATCTTTCGTTTTCGTATGCAAGTGATTTAATTCAAAATAAAACGATTACGCTCAATGTTTCACAGATAGAATTATCAGAATTATTGATCATTTTAGAAGCGCAAACAGGCTTGACGTTTGATCAACTTTCCGACAAGCAAATCATCGTTGCACCAAAGCAAGGAGACAATAAAATTTGCGGTTATGTGTTGGATGCGATAACGCGAATACCGATTCCGTATGCAACGATTGGCACTGACGAAAACACAGGAGTTATTACCGATTTGAATGGTTTTTTCACCATTAATAAAACAAACAGCAATCGCTTTACGGCAACTAGTTTAGGCTATGAAGCCAAAGAATTTACAGGCAGCAAAACGTGTATGCAAATTTATTTGTCGCAAGGAACAGAATCATTGGAAGCCGTGATTATTTCTGGATACATTACCAATGGAATTGACCGAAATAAAGATGGCTCTATCGTTATAGACACCAAACGTTTAGGCATTTTACCAGGTTTGTTGAATGCGGATATTGCACAAAGTATGCAATTGATTCCAGGGATTTCTACCTTGGACGAATCGGCAACAGGCATTCAAATTCGCGGTGGATCGCCCGATCAAAATTTAATTTTATACGACAATATCAAACTCTACAATACAGGACATTTTTACGGAATGTTTTCATTGTTCAATCCGTTTGCAACAGAAAAAGCGGCCATTTTCAGATCAGGTACAAGCGCGAGTTATGGCGATCGTATTTCTGGAATTATTGATATTTCTAGCGGTGAGGAAATTCCCAAAAAAACCAACGGAGGTTTTGAATTGGACGGTTTGGCAGTAAATGGTTTTGTAAAAATGCCGCTATCAGACAAAACAGCACTGTATGTATTTGCACGTCGTTCCTATCCTGATGTTTGGAAAACGCCAACCTACACAAGTTATGCCGATAAAATTTTTACAAATTTTGGCGTAGCACGCGATATTAATGGCAATGTGTTGGAATTGGAAACCGACGACGATTTTAATCGCGAAAGCAGTAACAACGATTTTTCTTTTGCAGATGTAAATGCAAAAGTGGTTATAAAACCAAATGAAAAAAACACACTTTCCGTTAGCGGATTGTTCTCGCGAAATCGACTTGATTTTAATTTTATGGGCGGCGATGAATTACTGATCGATTCCCTCATTACCAAAAATAAAGGCTTGAGTTTTGAGTGGAAACATCGCACAAGCGAGAAACAACAAGAAAAATTGACGGTGTATTTTTCAGAATACAATTCGTTCTATCAAAATAATGAAATTAAGGATGAAACTGGTGACGATATTCCTGAATTGGCCGAAATTAACATTCGTCAGAATGATATTGTAGATATTGGTGCCAACTTTTCTTTGACAAGAAACTTGACTAATACACAGAGAATTACCGCAGGTTATCAAGTTTCGTATACAAATTTGGACGTGATTATTCGAAAAATAAATCCTCTAGAAAATAGCATAGAAGATTCAGGACAAAGTGATACCAATTTTAAAAATGCGTTGTTTGGTGAATATACGTTAAGCTTTAAAAATGATGCGTTCTTAAACGCAGGTGTACGATTGGTACATTACAATTCGGTAGATCGTTTTTTGGTAGAGCCACGTATCAATTTTGAATATCCGTTGAACGATCGTTTTCGTGTAAAAACAGCAATTGAGCGACGAAATCAACCCATTTCACAACTGATAGAATTCAATCATACGGAATTGCGATTGGAAAACAATTTATGGCGTTTGTCGGATGACAATCAATATCCGTTACTATCAAGCAATCAAATTTCTGGAGGAATTTTGTACAATCACAAAAATCTAAATATTGACATTGATGCATATTATAAAGAACTGGAAGGTTTAACTACGTTTACCAACGGTTTTAGTAATCCACTAGAAAATTTAGAAGAAGGTGAAAGTACCATCAAAGGATTGGACGTTTTATTAAAATACAAATGGCATAATTATAAAATTTGGGCAGGATATACATTTAATGACATTACGTTTTCGTTCCCTAATTTACAAGGAAATGAAGAGTTTCCAGGAAATAATGACATCACACATGCGTTCCGAATTTCCAACACACTTAAAGTTGACAATTGGCAATTTTCATTAGGTTGGCAAATTCGATCTGGAAAACCTGTAACTCCCGTAAATAGGTATGTTATTGAGATTGATGCAGATGGCGAAAATGCAGGTGTTGTCGATTTCGGACCGATTAATAGCGATCGTTTGCCTGCTTTTCATCGGTTGGATGCGTCTATTTTGTATGATTTCAACATTAAAAAACTGCGCGCGCAATTAGGAGTTTCTGTACTCAACTTATACAACAGAGTAAAACCAATAAACGTAATTTACAAGGCAGAACGCAAACCGCTAGATGATGGCGGAATTGCTATTCCAGGCACTACAGGTTCCACTCCAGAAGAATTGGAAGTCATTTTAGAACAAGTGATTCAACGCTTTTCGCTTGGTTTAACGCCGAATGTTTCTTTTAAAATATTCTTTTAG
- a CDS encoding nucleotidyltransferase domain-containing protein, which translates to MKTRILEKLAEIERDKNIEILFAVESGSRAWGFASPDSDYDIRFVYKHKTEWYLNLWEQKDTIQFMTEDELDGSGWDIKKALKLLSKSNASLLGWLFSPIVYRSSGTFLEEMKMVAEKNFNPVAGFFHYHSMNKNFEETLDTNEMTLKSYFYTIRTALCANWVYKKETVPPVNFRELYPLLDEESSALLDELILLKSNEIEKSNAPVEASLINLVKRIVAENNEIKNDLKNVKPNPEDFNTLFIKTIQ; encoded by the coding sequence ATGAAAACAAGAATACTAGAAAAATTAGCAGAAATAGAACGCGATAAAAATATCGAAATCTTATTCGCTGTCGAATCAGGAAGCAGAGCTTGGGGCTTTGCTTCTCCCGATTCCGATTATGACATTCGTTTTGTGTACAAACACAAAACCGAATGGTATTTGAATCTTTGGGAACAAAAAGATACGATTCAATTCATGACGGAAGACGAATTAGACGGTTCTGGTTGGGACATTAAAAAAGCATTAAAACTGCTCTCAAAATCGAATGCGTCTTTATTGGGCTGGCTCTTCTCTCCTATTGTGTACAGAAGTTCGGGAACGTTCTTGGAAGAAATGAAAATGGTCGCTGAAAAGAATTTCAATCCTGTTGCAGGTTTCTTTCACTATCACAGCATGAACAAAAATTTTGAAGAAACGTTAGACACCAATGAAATGACTTTAAAAAGTTATTTCTATACCATACGAACTGCTTTGTGTGCCAATTGGGTTTACAAAAAGGAAACGGTTCCGCCAGTAAATTTTCGTGAATTATATCCGCTTTTAGATGAGGAATCTAGTGCTCTTTTGGATGAATTAATTCTGCTAAAAAGCAACGAAATTGAAAAAAGTAATGCGCCTGTGGAGGCTTCTTTAATAAATTTGGTAAAAAGGATTGTTGCAGAAAACAACGAGATCAAAAATGATCTTAAAAACGTGAAACCAAACCCTGAAGATTTTAATACGCTATTTATAAAAACAATACAATGA
- a CDS encoding DUF434 domain-containing protein, producing MTKRSRGKEGSDDRLFGDPKMQSKMREAIKDLSYLLSRGFSEKSSLALVGNRYKLNNRQQRAVQGMSEASHKLEKRAANCLLPNQLAEKEVYIDGFNVLILLESALSGAYLFKGLDGCYRDISSVHGTYKKVKQTPEAIQLIANFLQENKVKKATWIFDKPVSNSGRLKTMLREFADEHQLHWEIILDNNPDKFIAESNQIAISSDAWILDNATTWCNMVRQIVDEHIPQKNVVESE from the coding sequence ATGACCAAAAGAAGCAGAGGAAAAGAAGGAAGTGACGACCGTTTATTTGGCGATCCAAAAATGCAGTCAAAAATGCGAGAAGCCATCAAAGACTTGTCGTATTTATTGAGCAGAGGATTCTCTGAAAAATCGTCATTGGCATTGGTTGGAAATCGATATAAGCTCAACAATCGCCAACAACGTGCCGTTCAAGGAATGAGTGAAGCAAGTCACAAACTCGAAAAACGTGCAGCGAACTGTTTATTGCCAAATCAATTAGCAGAAAAGGAAGTCTATATAGACGGTTTTAATGTATTAATCCTATTAGAAAGTGCGTTGTCGGGCGCGTATCTCTTCAAAGGTTTAGATGGTTGCTATCGTGATATATCAAGCGTGCATGGAACGTATAAAAAAGTAAAACAAACGCCAGAAGCCATTCAACTCATTGCAAACTTTCTACAAGAAAACAAGGTCAAAAAAGCTACTTGGATCTTTGACAAACCTGTTTCCAATAGTGGACGACTAAAAACAATGCTACGAGAATTCGCAGACGAGCATCAACTCCATTGGGAAATCATTTTAGACAATAATCCTGACAAATTTATCGCAGAAAGTAATCAAATCGCCATCAGTTCGGATGCTTGGATTTTAGACAATGCAACAACTTGGTGCAATATGGTACGACAGATTGTAGACGAACACATTCCACAGAAAAATGTAGTGGAATCTGAATAA